From Etheostoma spectabile isolate EspeVRDwgs_2016 chromosome 8, UIUC_Espe_1.0, whole genome shotgun sequence, a single genomic window includes:
- the wee1 gene encoding wee1-like protein kinase, whose translation MSSYGRHRHGSSPPKTLQIRQKLQFTCSDGEDEPIEDVNNSTGGESGFTEMDSPMPVRRDPVEKRLEGSSSPLNQSCGDDDVELWDEESFGSPSHLRSPSSVVSANCSPSPRKASRLFGGSPERSYLQDDGEGSSSPIPDCPDTPPHKTFRKLRLFDTPHTPKSLLSKARSSGPGSSSRRVALFKNVESSRKSITDSNKRQQTPLVNFNPFTPDSLLIQSATQQRNRKRAHWNDSCGEDMEASDGEAEEEVLPPSKRITMMESNMMSRYTSEFLELEKIGCGEFGAVFKCVKRIDGCIYAIKRSKKPLAGSVDEQNALREVYAHAVLGQHPHVVRYYSAWAEDDHMLIQNEYCNGGTLSDVIAENYRRLSYLSELELKDLLLQVTRGLKYIHSTSLVHMDIKPSNIFISRKSVPGCDECDDEEGLTTSVVYKIGDLGHVTRVNNPQVEEGDSRYLANEVLQEDYSKLTKADIFALALTVVSASGAEPLPTNGDKWHEIRQGKLPAIPQVLSPEFLSLLKLMIHPDQSRRPSTSELIKHPVLLTAARMSADQLRVELNAEKFKNALLQKELKKAQQARAAAEEKVLSTDRILTRSTVQSNPRTSRLIGKKMNRSVSLTIY comes from the exons ATGTCGAGCTACGGCCGCCATCGGCACGGATCTTCCCCTCCGAAAACTCTACAAATTCGacaaaaattacagtttacatGCAGCGACGGGGAGGATGAACCCATTGAGGACGTTAACAACAGTACCGGAGGAGAGTCTGGCTTCACGGAGATGGATTCCCCGATGCCAGTGCGTCGGGACCCCGTAGAAAAACGGCTAGAAGGGAGCAGCAGCCCCCTGAACCAGTCCTGCGGGGACGACGACGTGGAGCTGTGGGACGAGGAGAGTTTCGGTTCCCCGTCTCACCTGCGATCACCGAGCAGTGTTGTCTCTGCCAACTGTTCACCGTCGCCAAGGAAAGCTTCTCGGCTGTTCGGAGGGTCACCGGAGCGGTCCTACCTCCAAGACGACGGGGAAGGATCCAGCTCCCCGATACCAGACTGCCCGGACACACCTCCACACAAAACATTCAGAAAACTCAGACTTTTTGATACACCTCACACGCCAAAG AGTTTGTTGTCCAAAGCCAGGAGCTCCGGCCCGGGATCCTCCAGCAGGAGGGTTGCCCTGTTCAAGAATGTGGAGTCTTCACGGAAGTCAATTACAGACAGCAACAAGAGACAGCAAACCCCTCTGGTCAACTTTAACCCCTTCACCCCCGACTCCCTCCTTATCCAGTCTGCCACACAGCAGAGAAACAGGAAGCGTGCACACTGGAATGA CTCTTGTGGAGAGGACATGGAGGCCAGTGACggagaggcagaggaggaagtCTTGCCACCATCCAAG AGAATAACAATGATGGAGAGCAACATGATGTCCAGGTACACCTCTGAGTTCCTCGAGCTGGAGAAGATCGGCTGTGGAGAGTTTGGTGCTGTGTTCAAGTGTGTGAAAAGAATTGATGGCTGCATCTACGCCATCAAGAGATCAAAGAAACCTCTGGCAGGATCAGTAGACGA ACAGAACGCCCTGCGGGAGGTCTATGCCCATGCCGTGCTAGGCCAGCATCCCCACGTGGTGCGTTACTACTCGGCCTGGGCCGAGGACGATCACATGCTCATCCAGAACGAGTACTGCAACGGCGGCACGCTATCTGACGTCATCGCAGAGAACTACAGGCGCCTCAGTTACCTGTCTGAGCTGGAGCTGAAAGATCTGCTGCTGCAAGTCACACGAGGACTCAAGTACATCCACTCTACATCTCTGGTACACATGGACATCAAGCCCA GCAACATCTTTATTTCACGAAAGTCTGTACCTGGCTGTGATGAATGTGATGATGAAGAAGGACTGACCACCAGCGTCGTCTACAAAATAG GTGATCTCGGTCATGTCACAAGAGTGAACAATCCACAAGTGGAGGAAGGTGACAGCCGATATCTGGCCAATGAAGTTTTACAGGAG gacTACAGTAAGTTGACAAAAGCGGATATCTTTGCTCTGGCTCTGACTGTCGTCAGCGCCTCGGGGGCCGAGCCTCTTCCCACCAATGGAGACAAATGGCACGAGATCCGACAGGGAAAACTCCCCGCCATCCCCCAAGTGCTTTCTCCAGAGTTCCTCAGTCTTCTCAAG CTAATGATCCACCCTGATCAAAGTAGAAGACCATCAACTTCTGAGCTCATCAAACACCCGGTGCTCCTCACTGCTGCCAGAATGAGTGCCGACCAGCTCCGAGTCGAGCTCAACGCAGAGAAGTTCAAGAACGCACTGCTCCAGAA GGAGCTGAAGAAGGCCCAGCAGGCTCGAGCTGCAGCAGAGGAGAAGGTTTTGTCCACCGACAGGATCCTGACCCGCTCCACAGTCCAGTCGAACCCCAGAACCTCCAGACTCATTGGCAAGAAGATGAACCGGTCGGTCAGCCTCACCATCTACTGA